GGAGAGGACTCTTGCTGTAGAACGGCTACCAGAGGTCGCGAAGCAGCGAGGCGTTCTAGGCTGGTCCTTGATTAGACGAGTGGTTCTCTCGTGGCAATGGTGGGCATTTGTCCTCTTGTGGATCGCGGGATCCAACACCGAAATGTGGTCCACCAACGCCGTCATGCAGCTTTGGCTCAAGAGTGGCGATGCTGGATTTTATACCACGCCACAAGTCAATTATATCCCTACTTCAGTCTCTGGCCTCGGCATTGTAGCAACACTCGTACTGGGCTGGTACAGCGACTACAATATCAAGAATCGCTGGCACGTAGGAGTCTTTCTTTCCATCACAGCAGTTATATCTGGCGCCATCATGCTCTCGCCCCCGAGCACAGCTTCCAAGTTTGTTGCTTTGATCATGAATGGCTGCCAATATGCTGGCCAAACCGTGTTCTTCGCATGGGCCAACGATCTTACTCGACAGGATGATGCGAAGCGCTCGGTCGTAATTGCGAGCATGAACATGTTCAGCGTGGCTGTATATCTGTTCTGGAGCTTGTTGTTCTACAATACTACGCAGGCACCTAATTGGTACGAGGGCAGCTGCGCTATGATTGCCATGGGCACTTTCCTGATGGTCATGACTATCATTTGCTTCCTTTTGCAAAGACGacaggagaagaaagagggTCTACAGAACATGAGTTGGGATGCCGACGTTGGCAAGCCCGAGCAGAGTGTGCATGAGCCAAAGATTTGAAGGAAAAAGTAGCATGTAGCATGCAAATTGCCATCTGTCTCTCACTGTTTGTGTTCTCGCCAGTCTCCCACACACCGGGTCGTAACCACACCACTGCTGTTTGCTACTGAAATCTCCCATTGCTATTCTCGACATGTCGTCTTGCCACAATTTGATTAATCAACATTGAATCTGAATTTGACTGACGCAACATTCTATCTCGGTGCGATGCGGAGCGAGTTGTCAAAAGCCGATCTCCTCGGCAACGTGTGCCTCTTGCCAAGTCTATTTGACCAACCTCTCTTTGGTGGAAGAGCTGCAATTTACCCGTGCTAAGATCTTCCCCTCGTGAGCGGGTCATCATGTGGAGCCGCAATGGCACCGTACTTCAATGCTCGTGGCCGCCATGTGGTGTTGGATGTGCTCACCCCGATTCTCCCTAAGCAAAGCGATCCAAGATGGCCAAATCACGGATGGGGATGAAGGCAGCAGGActggcgacgatggccaGTTTGGCGAGCTCCTACGCGCTGCCAGGCTCAGATTTCTCGGGATCGCTCTTCACAAGGCAAGGTATCAGTGATGCGGCATGGCCGTACGGACCTTTCTCGACCAGCGGACGCGACGTTGTCAACGCCAGAGGAGAAGCTGTGACCTGGGCTGGTGTCAATTGGCCTGGCAGTGGCGAGACAATGGTGCCAGAAGGGTTGGAGTGGGCTTCTGTTGAGGACATCATTGACCAGATCCACTCTGTGGGATTCAATTTCATTCGCCTCACCTACGCGATCGAGCAGGTGGATCAGGTGTATCTTCGCAACATGAGCGATGTGCCTTTGGAGGTTGCAATGATTAATGCCCTAGGCTACGAGAACGGCACCAAGGTGACAAGAGAAATTGTTGAGAAGAATCCAGGGTGGACGAAAGACACTGGACGCTTCCAGATCTGGGACGACATTGCcaaggctgcagctgcccGCGAAATCTATGTACATCCGGATGTGCATGTTGGCAAGGCACAGTGGTGCTGTAACAACACGGATGGCAATGCTTGGTTCGATGATTACAACTTCCCGGTCGACAACTGGCATCGAGGTCTGAAGTTTGTGGCAGAGTGGGCGAAGGGCCACTCGAACGTAGTGAGCATGGCACTTCGTAACGAGCTCAGACGCGCGATCAACATGACAGATGGCGGAAAGACCTACGACTATAACTGGGTCACTCTCGTTGGCAATAACACTGCTGCTACCGATGCAATTCACTCAGTCAATCCCGACATTTTGGTCAGCTGGAGTGGCATGCAATACGACCAAGATCTTTCAGCTGTCACCAGCGGTCTCAACCTCCGCACGGCACCTTGCTACAAATGTGATGCGATCCGTGACGGCTATGCTGACGAGCCACTTATATTCAGTCTTGCCGACCATCCTTGGGCCGATAAGGTGTTTTACGAGCTGCACATATACAGCATGACAGAAGATCTGGACGTTACGAACAGCAACATTACTGAAGCTCAACTGTACCGCAACGGGTTCAATGCTCTGGGCATCGACAAGCCAGCAGCTTGCGAGGCTATTGGTGGTTGTCCAGAGGCAGTTCGACAGACGCCCGTCATCATGAGCGAGTTCGGTCATGCCCAGGACGCAACTCTTCTGAACGATACCTTGCAAGGCTTTATTCGAAACTACACGACTGCAAACAACATCAGCTGGTCAGTGTGGAGTCTTGCTGGGTCGTATCGAATCCGATCTGGAGGCCAGGGTGTGCCCGACACGTGGGCCTTGGGCAATTACGAGTGGAATGGGTGGAACTACGACGAGGGGATTGAACAGTGGTGGAAGCCATGGGTTCAGGCAATGCTTGGATAGAGCATTCAAATCACCGAAGCGTAAGAATCAAAGCAGGATCAGTAATTCAAAATGTCCAACGAACTTCACCAGTATATCACCCTTGTTCACACCTCGGTTTTCCTCCCGAGCATTTCAATGAGTACACTTCCGGTATTCATCGGCAAATTGTGCCGAAGACAACCCCAGAAAAGCCACACCCCGCCTTCAAACGCCGAGCTCAACCCCATCCGTTGTCTCTCCGCATTCCTCGCCGCCTCTTGCGCTATGGCCGCGCCCTTTTCGGCATCACCATGACGAGGCACCAATGTCCGACATGCAATTGTCATGAGGCCCGGCAAGGGTTGCGAAGAATGTCGCACGCGCCACATCAAATGCGTCGTCGAGAAGGGCAGTGAGTCGTGCACGCGCTGCCTCGAATCCGATCGGGCGTGCCATTTCGGGCCCAAGTACCGCTTTAAGCAGGTCGCTCATGTCGATT
This genomic interval from Cercospora beticola chromosome 7, complete sequence contains the following:
- a CDS encoding uncharacterized protein (CAZy:GH5), translated to MAKSRMGMKAAGLATMASLASSYALPGSDFSGSLFTRQGISDAAWPYGPFSTSGRDVVNARGEAVTWAGVNWPGSGETMVPEGLEWASVEDIIDQIHSVGFNFIRLTYAIEQVDQVYLRNMSDVPLEVAMINALGYENGTKVTREIVEKNPGWTKDTGRFQIWDDIAKAAAAREIYVHPDVHVGKAQWCCNNTDGNAWFDDYNFPVDNWHRGLKFVAEWAKGHSNVVSMALRNELRRAINMTDGGKTYDYNWVTLVGNNTAATDAIHSVNPDILVSWSGMQYDQDLSAVTSGLNLRTAPCYKCDAIRDGYADEPLIFSLADHPWADKVFYELHIYSMTEDLDVTNSNITEAQLYRNGFNALGIDKPAACEAIGGCPEAVRQTPVIMSEFGHAQDATLLNDTLQGFIRNYTTANNISWSVWSLAGSYRIRSGGQGVPDTWALGNYEWNGWNYDEGIEQWWKPWVQAMLG